One window of Rhizobium leguminosarum genomic DNA carries:
- a CDS encoding DUF2147 domain-containing protein, translating into MIRSFVLAAAITMIGGIAGIAHAEEPIVGNWKTAAGDTAVIASCGGSYCVTLKTGKYAGRKIGRLAGTGGSYAGEITDPAADKTYSGSGKISGNSLRMQGCVMNILCKAQTWTRL; encoded by the coding sequence ATGATCCGCAGCTTCGTTCTCGCCGCCGCCATAACAATGATCGGGGGGATCGCCGGGATCGCGCATGCCGAGGAGCCGATCGTCGGCAACTGGAAGACGGCCGCCGGCGATACGGCGGTGATCGCTTCCTGCGGCGGCAGTTATTGCGTGACGCTGAAGACCGGCAAATATGCCGGCCGGAAGATCGGCAGGCTTGCGGGAACCGGCGGCAGCTATGCCGGCGAAATCACCGACCCGGCCGCCGATAAGACCTATAGCGGCTCGGGCAAGATTTCCGGCAATTCGCTGAGGATGCAAGGCTGTGTGATGAATATCCTCTGCAAGGCCCAGACCTGGACGCGGCTCTGA
- a CDS encoding YciI family protein encodes MRFVCLIYNSADTDGTLSQAEGNELVRAHFQYDEELQSKGIMIHSDALEGPDSASVLRVRHGILSSTDGPYVETKEHLAGIYIIEAADLEEARKVVAGIPSVRVGSVELRPVRLLTLPE; translated from the coding sequence ATGCGCTTCGTCTGCCTCATATATAATTCCGCCGATACGGATGGCACGCTCAGTCAGGCCGAAGGCAACGAGCTCGTGAGGGCGCATTTCCAGTATGACGAGGAGCTTCAGAGCAAAGGCATCATGATCCATTCCGATGCATTGGAAGGTCCCGACAGCGCCTCGGTCCTGAGAGTGCGCCATGGCATTCTGTCTTCGACCGACGGCCCTTACGTCGAGACCAAGGAACATCTGGCTGGCATCTACATCATCGAGGCAGCCGATCTCGAAGAGGCGCGCAAGGTCGTCGCGGGCATTCCAAGCGTCCGCGTCGGATCGGTCGAATTGCGCCCGGTGAGGCTGCTCACCCTGCCGGAGTGA
- a CDS encoding lysylphosphatidylglycerol synthase transmembrane domain-containing protein has product MKSSIVESRQSWFMRNRMTVLTVVIVAAYALFIQWFWGWHVIIRQWADVGAGPVIGALVLLTSTYFLRTWRIYDYFPKETAGRFAVLFRVTQIHNLLNIMLPFRTGETSFPLLMRTEFGIPLTRGTSALFVMRLLDLHALVAAAGIGFAVAAADAAVAWLLWTVFLLLPVAAFAARKPLLRLAAKLLPEKAQKFVAEIENGMPVDATSFARAWAMTIVNWLVKVMVLAWALGLMGVLPMAASFGGALGGELSSVLPVHAPGGVGTYPAGITAGAIALGASSERLALAALAQASVNAHLLIIVSALTGTAISLPLGRRGKI; this is encoded by the coding sequence CTGGTTTATGCGCAATCGCATGACGGTGCTGACGGTCGTCATCGTCGCAGCCTATGCGCTCTTCATCCAATGGTTCTGGGGTTGGCATGTCATAATCAGGCAGTGGGCCGATGTCGGCGCCGGCCCGGTGATCGGCGCGCTGGTGCTCCTGACGAGCACCTATTTCCTGCGTACCTGGCGCATCTATGATTATTTTCCGAAGGAGACGGCCGGCCGGTTCGCGGTTCTTTTCCGCGTCACGCAGATCCACAACCTGTTGAACATCATGCTGCCCTTCCGCACCGGCGAGACCAGCTTTCCGCTGCTGATGCGCACGGAGTTCGGTATTCCGCTGACGCGCGGAACCTCGGCGCTGTTCGTCATGCGGCTGCTCGACCTGCACGCGCTTGTTGCCGCCGCCGGCATCGGTTTCGCCGTCGCCGCCGCCGATGCGGCTGTTGCCTGGTTGCTCTGGACGGTCTTTCTGCTGCTGCCGGTCGCAGCTTTCGCCGCCCGCAAGCCGCTGCTGCGCCTCGCCGCCAAGCTACTGCCGGAGAAGGCGCAGAAATTCGTCGCCGAGATCGAAAACGGTATGCCGGTCGATGCCACCTCTTTTGCGCGCGCCTGGGCGATGACCATCGTCAACTGGCTGGTGAAGGTGATGGTGCTTGCCTGGGCGCTCGGCCTGATGGGCGTGCTGCCGATGGCAGCAAGCTTCGGCGGTGCGCTTGGCGGCGAGCTCTCCTCCGTGCTGCCGGTACATGCGCCGGGCGGGGTCGGCACCTATCCGGCCGGCATCACCGCCGGCGCCATCGCTCTCGGGGCTTCGAGCGAACGGCTGGCCCTGGCCGCACTGGCGCAGGCGAGCGTCAATGCCCATCTGCTGATCATCGTTTCAGCGCTCACCGGCACGGCGATCTCACTGCCGCTCGGGCGTCGCGGCAAGATCTGA
- a CDS encoding YciI family protein: MKYLCQVWFDSGVLDAMTQEEKAELDTNSLNYDKDLAESGHMIVAQALQPPTTAVTVRVRGGDTSVTDGPFAETKEALGGFILIEAKDLNDAIRVAAGIPLAKLGAIEVRPIHEFEEVTQ, translated from the coding sequence ATGAAATATCTCTGTCAGGTCTGGTTCGATAGCGGCGTGCTCGACGCCATGACGCAAGAGGAGAAGGCCGAGCTCGACACCAATTCCTTGAACTACGACAAGGACCTCGCCGAAAGCGGACATATGATCGTCGCCCAGGCGCTGCAGCCGCCGACAACGGCGGTCACCGTCCGGGTGCGAGGCGGCGACACGTCCGTGACGGACGGTCCGTTCGCCGAGACCAAGGAGGCGCTCGGCGGCTTCATCCTGATCGAGGCGAAAGATCTCAACGACGCGATCCGGGTTGCCGCCGGCATCCCGCTCGCCAAGCTCGGCGCGATCGAGGTACGGCCAATCCATGAATTCGAGGAGGTCACACAATGA
- a CDS encoding RNA polymerase sigma factor, giving the protein MEQVIEDIYRQHSRRVLATLIRLLGDFDRAEEALHDAFTAAARTWPADGIPGNPFGWLVSTGRFKAIDTIRRRARFNASQHHIEDSLYTPDATEIGEMEPIEDDMLRLIFTCCHPAIPSDAQTAIALREICGLTTEEIAHAFLVPAPTVAQRIVRAKNRIRTANIPYEVPGREALPGRLDQVLHVIYLVFNEGYSASSGEDVVRADLTSEAIRLARLLLTLLPHPDVSGLLALMLLQDSRRTARSNEQGSLVLLADQDRSLWDHGKIAEGLALLVEAMRAAEIGTYTLQAAIAAEHARAPAADETDWRRIAFYYDLLLAAQPSPIVELNRAVAIAMAEGPAKGLELIDAILGRPELRAYHLAHSARADFLRGLGRREEAIAAYETALSLCRQEPEQAFLRKRISDLAATPERQ; this is encoded by the coding sequence TTGGAACAGGTAATCGAAGATATCTACAGGCAGCATTCGCGCCGGGTTCTGGCAACGCTGATCCGCCTGCTCGGGGATTTCGACCGGGCTGAGGAAGCGCTGCACGACGCCTTCACCGCGGCCGCCCGGACATGGCCGGCCGACGGCATTCCCGGCAATCCCTTCGGCTGGCTTGTTTCCACGGGGCGCTTCAAAGCGATCGACACGATCCGGCGGCGAGCGCGCTTCAATGCGTCGCAGCATCACATCGAGGACAGCCTCTACACGCCTGATGCAACGGAGATCGGCGAAATGGAACCGATCGAGGACGACATGCTGCGGCTGATCTTCACCTGCTGCCATCCCGCCATCCCCTCCGATGCGCAGACGGCGATAGCGCTTCGGGAAATCTGCGGATTGACCACCGAGGAGATCGCCCATGCCTTCCTCGTCCCGGCGCCGACGGTCGCCCAGCGGATCGTGCGCGCCAAGAACAGGATCCGGACGGCAAATATCCCCTATGAGGTGCCAGGCCGCGAGGCGCTGCCTGGGCGGCTCGACCAGGTGCTGCACGTCATCTACCTGGTCTTCAACGAGGGATACTCGGCCTCTTCGGGCGAAGACGTGGTCCGCGCCGACCTGACCTCGGAGGCAATACGGCTTGCGCGGCTGCTTCTGACGCTGCTGCCGCATCCCGATGTGTCCGGCCTGCTGGCGCTGATGCTGCTGCAGGATTCCCGCCGCACCGCCCGCAGCAATGAGCAGGGGTCGCTGGTGCTGCTTGCCGATCAGGACCGCTCGCTCTGGGATCATGGAAAGATTGCGGAAGGATTGGCGCTGCTTGTCGAAGCGATGCGGGCGGCAGAGATCGGCACCTATACGCTGCAGGCGGCGATCGCCGCCGAGCATGCCAGGGCGCCTGCTGCCGATGAGACCGACTGGCGGCGGATCGCCTTCTATTACGATCTGCTTCTGGCGGCCCAGCCCTCGCCGATCGTCGAGCTCAACCGGGCCGTGGCGATCGCGATGGCGGAAGGGCCGGCGAAGGGGCTGGAACTGATCGATGCCATTCTGGGACGCCCGGAACTTCGGGCCTATCATCTCGCCCATTCGGCGCGCGCCGATTTCCTGCGCGGTCTTGGGCGGAGAGAAGAGGCGATCGCGGCCTATGAAACAGCGCTGTCGCTCTGCCGGCAGGAGCCGGAGCAGGCATTTCTCAGAAAACGGATTTCAGATCTTGCCGCGACGCCCGAGCGGCAGTGA
- a CDS encoding YciI family protein: MKFLGQVWFDTKKSSEVTQEEWDAVTQECIVSDDHWRDSGHMLSALALYEPERAVTLRVRNGTVAATDGPFAEIKEHLGGFVVIEAKDMEEAKAIISTFPILKYASIEIRPAYSIKDGR, translated from the coding sequence ATGAAGTTTCTGGGTCAGGTCTGGTTCGATACCAAAAAGAGCAGCGAAGTCACACAGGAGGAATGGGACGCGGTCACGCAGGAGTGCATCGTCAGCGACGACCACTGGCGCGACAGCGGTCATATGTTGAGCGCGCTGGCGCTTTATGAACCGGAGCGAGCCGTAACGCTCCGCGTTCGCAACGGCACGGTCGCCGCTACAGATGGTCCCTTCGCCGAAATCAAGGAGCATCTCGGCGGGTTCGTGGTGATCGAGGCCAAGGACATGGAAGAAGCGAAAGCGATCATTTCCACCTTCCCGATCCTCAAATATGCGTCGATCGAAATCAGGCCCGCCTATTCGATCAAGGATGGGAGATAG
- a CDS encoding AMP nucleosidase, whose product MNKRISPLSPLDISSPPPFQPQSFDDPAKAVEALTALYERNTAFLIKSFTELAQGAPISSRYRAFYPQVSIETTSFGHVDSRLSYGHVTAPGIYTTTVTRPKLFKHYLKEQLALLVKSHNVPVIVSESATPIPLHFAFGEGAHVEASTNAFIDIPMRDIFDTPDLNTTDDEIANGEYIPPPGEPSPLAPFTAQRIDYSLARLSHYTATHAEHFQNFVLFTNYQFYIDEFCSWARKLMAEGGDGYTAFVEPGNVVTLPGSSAPETDAALTRLPQMPAYHLKKKGHAGITMINIGVGPSNAKTITDHVAVLRPHAWLMLGHCAGLRNSQRLGDYVLAHAYMREDHVLDDDLPVWVPIPALAEVQVALEAAVAEITGYEGFELKRIMRTGTVGTIDNRNWELRDQRGPVKRLSQARAIALDMESATIAANGFRFRVPYGTLLCVSDKPLHGELKLPGMATAFYRTQVNQHLQIGIRAVQKLAAMPTEALHSRKLRSFFETAFQ is encoded by the coding sequence ATGAACAAACGAATCTCCCCTTTGTCGCCGCTTGACATATCCTCACCACCCCCTTTCCAGCCGCAAAGCTTTGATGATCCCGCCAAGGCGGTGGAAGCGCTGACGGCGCTTTACGAGCGCAATACGGCGTTCCTGATCAAGAGCTTCACCGAGCTGGCGCAGGGCGCTCCGATCTCCTCGCGCTACCGTGCTTTCTATCCGCAGGTCAGCATCGAGACGACAAGCTTCGGCCATGTCGATTCGCGCCTTTCCTACGGCCATGTCACCGCACCCGGCATCTATACGACGACAGTCACCCGGCCGAAGCTCTTCAAGCATTACTTGAAGGAGCAGCTGGCGCTCCTGGTGAAGAGCCACAATGTTCCGGTCATCGTCTCGGAATCGGCGACGCCGATCCCCTTGCATTTCGCCTTCGGCGAGGGTGCGCATGTGGAAGCATCGACCAACGCATTCATCGACATTCCGATGCGCGATATTTTCGACACGCCCGACCTCAACACCACCGATGACGAGATCGCCAACGGCGAATATATCCCGCCGCCGGGAGAGCCCTCGCCGCTTGCGCCATTCACCGCGCAACGCATCGACTATTCGCTCGCCCGTCTGTCGCATTATACGGCGACGCATGCCGAGCATTTTCAGAATTTCGTGCTGTTCACGAACTATCAGTTCTATATCGACGAATTCTGCAGCTGGGCACGCAAGCTGATGGCGGAGGGCGGCGACGGCTATACGGCCTTCGTCGAGCCCGGCAATGTCGTCACCCTGCCCGGCTCGAGCGCGCCGGAAACCGATGCGGCGCTTACCCGCCTGCCGCAGATGCCGGCTTACCATCTGAAGAAGAAGGGCCATGCCGGGATCACCATGATCAATATCGGCGTCGGCCCCTCCAACGCCAAGACGATCACCGATCATGTCGCCGTGCTGCGCCCGCATGCCTGGCTAATGCTCGGCCATTGCGCCGGTCTTCGCAACAGCCAGCGGCTCGGCGATTATGTGCTTGCCCATGCCTATATGCGCGAGGACCATGTTCTCGACGACGATCTGCCGGTCTGGGTACCGATCCCGGCGCTGGCCGAAGTGCAAGTGGCGCTAGAAGCAGCTGTTGCCGAAATCACCGGCTACGAGGGCTTCGAGCTGAAACGCATCATGCGCACCGGCACCGTCGGCACCATCGACAACCGCAACTGGGAACTGCGCGACCAGCGCGGGCCGGTGAAGCGGCTGTCCCAGGCGCGCGCAATCGCGCTCGACATGGAATCGGCGACGATCGCCGCCAACGGCTTCCGCTTCCGCGTGCCCTACGGCACGCTGCTCTGCGTTTCCGACAAGCCGCTGCACGGCGAATTGAAGCTGCCGGGCATGGCGACGGCCTTCTACCGCACGCAGGTCAACCAGCATCTGCAGATCGGCATCCGCGCCGTGCAGAAGCTTGCCGCCATGCCGACGGAAGCGCTGCATTCGCGCAAGCTGCGCAGCTTCTTCGAAACGGCCTTCCAATAG